Within Candidatus Kuenenbacteria bacterium, the genomic segment TGGTGAGTAGTGTCCCCCACTTCATCAATATCGCCAGTACGAATACATTTTTGCGAGTTAACCAGCATGTCGCCAGCTGGATGTTTTTCACCCAAAAGAAACGGCACCAAAGGACTCATGCCGGCGGTAGTAAATAAAATACTTGTATCATTTTCTGGAACCAAAGACGCACTGGGCACCTCCACGTGCCCACGCTGCTTAAAAAAATCAATATATTTTTGACGCAATTCTTTAGAAGTAATCATATAAAAATCTTAACAGAAAAGTCTGGCCAAATCAAGCTAGCACGCAAAGATGATAAACACTTATTTTAATTATCAAAAAAACGCAGTTGCCTGCGTCCTTTACCCGGCTATAATAATTTTTTTCTTTTAAAAATATACATCACCAGCAAAATAAACAATAATAAAAATACAAACATCCCCAAAACCAAACTCGGTGAATTTGCCCATGGCAAATCTATATTC encodes:
- a CDS encoding alanine--tRNA ligase (catalyzes a two-step reaction, first charging an alanine molecule by linking its carboxyl group to the alpha-phosphate of ATP, followed by transfer of the aminoacyl-adenylate to its tRNA), whose protein sequence is MITSKELRQKYIDFFKQRGHVEVPSASLVPENDTSILFTTAGMSPLVPFLLGEKHPAGDMLVNSQKCIRTGDIDEVGDTTHHTFFEMLGHWSLGDYFKEEAIKMSYEFLTKELGLDKQRLAFTVFAGDENAPRDEEAASVWRDLGVSEKRIAYLPKKDNWWEL